A single Pedobacter sp. PACM 27299 DNA region contains:
- a CDS encoding aminotransferase-like domain-containing protein, with the protein MSSPVQIPFQSVIRIDRSLDRPVYLQIAHQMINAIQRGVLLAGIQLPGTRSLAIDLEVHRKTIIAAYDELDAQGWTEIRPNKGTFVRNKGPQENIALQSYDEKILTSYPAETGYRFKQSILLDVLSVTTSSKLEFNDGLPDIRLLPLERLSKVYGGILKSKTNYKHFGYSHVEGNEYFRKTLAQYLNNTRGLHINKNNILTTRGIHMSIYMASSMLIEPGDLVIVGDLSYYLANMCFQQCGGKIISVPVDADGISVEAIKELCKTKKIRMLYLTPHHHYPTTVTLSAERRVELLQLAQTHGFIILEDDYDYDFHYNGNSVLPLASADTNGMVVYIGSFCKSLAPGFRSGYLIAPENLIQEMAKFRRLVDRQGDMLMEQALAELLDEKEIQRHLKKAVKIYQERRDVFTELLQNELGEDLSFASPPGGLSVWTKWNPQLNLMRISKNCLKRNLHLPQELLYQTDNFTAMRLGFGNLSTPELEEAVHILSLAVKES; encoded by the coding sequence ATGAGTAGTCCGGTTCAAATTCCTTTTCAAAGCGTGATCCGTATCGACCGGTCTTTAGACCGTCCGGTATATCTTCAGATCGCCCATCAAATGATCAATGCCATCCAGCGGGGAGTGCTTTTGGCAGGGATCCAGCTTCCGGGGACCAGAAGTCTGGCCATAGATCTGGAAGTACACAGAAAGACCATTATTGCGGCTTATGATGAGCTGGATGCCCAGGGATGGACGGAAATCAGGCCAAATAAGGGGACCTTTGTAAGAAATAAAGGTCCCCAGGAAAACATCGCCCTGCAATCTTATGATGAAAAGATTCTGACCAGCTATCCGGCTGAAACCGGTTACCGCTTTAAACAAAGTATCCTATTGGATGTGCTCAGCGTAACCACATCCAGTAAACTGGAATTCAATGATGGCTTGCCTGATATCAGACTGCTGCCCTTAGAACGATTGTCGAAAGTTTACGGTGGAATTCTGAAAAGTAAAACCAATTACAAACACTTCGGTTATTCTCATGTAGAAGGAAATGAATATTTCAGAAAAACGCTCGCGCAATACCTGAATAACACCAGAGGCTTACATATCAATAAAAATAATATCCTGACTACCAGAGGGATTCACATGAGTATTTACATGGCTTCCAGTATGTTAATTGAGCCTGGCGACCTGGTAATTGTTGGAGACCTGAGTTATTATCTCGCCAATATGTGTTTTCAGCAATGTGGAGGCAAGATTATTTCCGTGCCCGTAGATGCAGATGGGATTTCCGTGGAGGCCATAAAAGAACTTTGCAAGACGAAAAAAATCAGAATGTTGTACCTGACGCCCCACCACCATTACCCCACTACCGTTACACTAAGTGCCGAAAGAAGGGTGGAGCTGCTGCAATTGGCACAAACACATGGTTTTATCATCCTTGAAGATGATTACGACTACGATTTTCACTACAATGGGAATTCAGTACTGCCGCTTGCAAGCGCCGATACCAATGGTATGGTAGTTTATATTGGCTCTTTTTGCAAATCACTGGCACCAGGTTTCAGATCTGGTTACTTAATTGCTCCGGAGAACCTGATCCAGGAAATGGCGAAATTCCGCAGATTGGTAGATCGGCAGGGCGATATGCTCATGGAGCAAGCACTAGCAGAACTGCTGGACGAAAAAGAAATTCAGCGACACCTTAAAAAAGCAGTGAAAATTTATCAGGAAAGGAGGGATGTATTTACGGAACTCCTACAAAATGAGCTTGGAGAAGACCTGAGTTTTGCTTCGCCGCCCGGCGGATTATCTGTATGGACAAAATGGAATCCACAGCTCAACCTGATGCGTATCAGTAAAAATTGCCTGAAAAGAAACCTGCACCTCCCTCAGGAATTATTGTATCAAACGGATAATTTCACCGCAATGCGCCTGGGATTTGGAAATTTGAGTACCCCTGAACTCGAAGAAGCAGTTCATATTTTATCTCTTGCCGTCAAAGAATCCTAA
- a CDS encoding DNA alkylation repair protein gives MTVKEIMDELQAKGSEQIKNILLKHGVKEPFFGVKVGDMKPIQKKIKMDYQLAKDLYATGNVDAMYLAGLIADDKRMTKADLQNWVEQALSNNISEWTVPWVAAGSNFGWELALQWIDHQEEHIAAAGWATLSNLVALKTDEELDLPALKGLLERVQREVSNSDNRVRYQMNNFIIAVGAHVAALTAAAIEAAKKIGVITIDKNGTACKVPAALDYILKIKDKGAIGKKKKTVKC, from the coding sequence ATGACTGTAAAAGAAATTATGGATGAGCTGCAGGCCAAAGGTAGCGAGCAAATCAAGAATATTCTATTGAAACATGGGGTCAAAGAGCCATTCTTTGGCGTAAAAGTAGGGGATATGAAGCCCATTCAGAAAAAGATAAAAATGGACTATCAGCTGGCAAAAGACCTGTATGCTACTGGCAACGTCGATGCGATGTACCTTGCGGGACTAATTGCCGACGATAAAAGGATGACCAAAGCTGATCTGCAGAATTGGGTGGAACAGGCCCTGTCTAACAATATTTCGGAATGGACGGTTCCCTGGGTCGCTGCTGGCAGCAATTTTGGCTGGGAATTGGCACTGCAATGGATAGATCATCAGGAAGAACACATTGCCGCCGCAGGCTGGGCGACACTCAGTAATCTAGTGGCACTGAAAACAGATGAAGAATTAGACCTTCCTGCGCTCAAAGGATTATTAGAAAGAGTACAGCGGGAGGTTTCCAATTCGGATAATCGGGTTCGATATCAAATGAATAATTTTATCATAGCAGTAGGAGCACATGTAGCCGCTTTAACTGCTGCTGCAATTGAAGCGGCTAAAAAAATAGGTGTCATTACTATAGATAAGAATGGTACTGCCTGCAAAGTCCCAGCTGCGCTTGATTATATTTTGAAGATAAAAGATAAAGGCGCGATTGGGAAAAAGAAGAAAACAGTAAAGTGTTAG